A genomic window from Maridesulfovibrio sp. includes:
- a CDS encoding amino acid permease: MSADHKKMGVVACTAVVAGNMMGSGIALLPSNLASIGSISIIGWGVALIGALALAYVYSRLGMEDPQEGGPIAYSGEVAPILGYQSGLLYYHANWIGNLAIAITGVDYLSVFFPSLQDPIASGITSLTLIWIFTGINILGADWIGRLVSVGVILLLIPVVITGTAGWMFFDSTQFHANWLIKGHTPDSAVLAAIILCIWSFIGIESAAVNTAVVKNPKRTIPLSTMIGTALAGLVYILSCTAISGMFPAEKMAASGAPFSLAMGHICASLPFAHAIPKIVSAVTAFACLASLGSWMMLVSQAGARASSDGTLPEIFGRKNNHGTPVMGLVLSSVMMSILLVVLMLISKGGDTQSLFGNIASIAVLLTLPPYFYSALNLLRRYGFHAKKAWLQIMSSLLACAFCLVALSGAAQDALIGCMIVMLCTFIFYVGKDRSEFENKVRETASQSSENA, from the coding sequence ATGTCAGCTGATCACAAAAAAATGGGTGTAGTCGCCTGTACTGCAGTTGTTGCCGGAAACATGATGGGGTCCGGCATTGCGCTTCTGCCTTCCAATCTTGCGTCCATCGGCAGCATTTCCATTATCGGCTGGGGAGTGGCCCTGATTGGGGCTCTCGCGCTCGCTTATGTTTATTCGAGATTGGGCATGGAAGACCCACAGGAAGGCGGACCTATCGCTTATTCCGGCGAAGTAGCCCCTATTCTGGGATACCAGTCCGGTCTGCTTTACTATCACGCGAACTGGATCGGAAACCTTGCCATTGCCATCACCGGGGTTGACTACCTTTCAGTTTTCTTCCCATCCCTTCAGGACCCGATAGCTTCCGGTATAACATCTTTGACGCTGATCTGGATATTCACCGGAATAAACATACTCGGCGCTGACTGGATCGGCCGTCTTGTTTCAGTCGGAGTAATCCTGCTTCTTATTCCGGTTGTGATTACCGGAACGGCTGGCTGGATGTTCTTCGACTCCACCCAGTTCCACGCTAACTGGCTTATAAAAGGACATACACCGGATTCTGCGGTGCTGGCTGCTATCATTCTGTGCATATGGAGCTTCATCGGCATTGAGAGTGCGGCGGTTAACACGGCGGTGGTTAAAAACCCTAAGCGAACCATCCCGCTTTCCACCATGATCGGAACCGCACTGGCCGGACTGGTTTACATCCTTTCCTGCACAGCCATATCCGGAATGTTCCCGGCGGAAAAAATGGCTGCTTCCGGTGCACCTTTTTCGCTGGCAATGGGACATATATGCGCATCTTTACCTTTCGCCCATGCGATTCCTAAAATTGTATCTGCTGTAACAGCCTTTGCTTGTCTGGCGTCACTGGGGTCATGGATGATGCTGGTTTCCCAGGCCGGGGCAAGAGCCTCGAGTGATGGAACCCTGCCGGAAATTTTCGGACGCAAAAACAACCACGGAACGCCTGTCATGGGACTGGTTCTGTCTTCAGTCATGATGAGCATACTGCTTGTCGTGCTTATGCTGATTTCGAAAGGCGGTGACACGCAATCCCTGTTCGGAAATATAGCTTCAATAGCCGTACTCCTCACACTGCCGCCTTATTTCTATTCGGCCCTCAACCTGCTTCGCCGTTACGGATTCCATGCAAAAAAAGCATGGTTGCAAATCATGTCATCTCTTCTGGCCTGCGCGTTCTGTCTAGTCGCCCTTTCCGGTGCGGCGCAAGACGCCCTTATCGGCTGTATGATTGTTATGCTGTGTACCTTCATCTTCTATGTGGGCAAGGACCGTTCAGAATTCGAGAATAAAGTCAGGGAGACCGCGAGTCAGTCATCAGAAAACGCCTAG